A window of Silurus meridionalis isolate SWU-2019-XX chromosome 4, ASM1480568v1, whole genome shotgun sequence contains these coding sequences:
- the znf574 gene encoding LOW QUALITY PROTEIN: zinc finger protein 574 (The sequence of the model RefSeq protein was modified relative to this genomic sequence to represent the inferred CDS: inserted 1 base in 1 codon), translated as MESSSVYMCFPCYREFPTLEEVLTHQLTCTAENTQPLPVGAAIEAAAIEAAAIEAGLPQLEAQTVYVPEVQTERKPVPSSDVPRVLYQCADCELLFDALMLWQQHRKLGCCMETGPEDVAATSVPQPIGQEVTPESEVIYNIQPIELEQSETKDEASLETFSLANTELPEAKTEGDPQLSLLSSDDPPEPTAEPTPQEAESTEPVQEPSPQVRRRSQKKAKPPSSLLCVECGRCFSLASELVTHRKTAHNLREAIHRCNVCGEGFLNTTLFLYHRKQHRSLTQEDEPKEVEVPQLSTALLEAPGEGLLLLATAGEGQSLMEITTLEQTAPEAVPISQVEVELDQEIRGEVIHSSEDEPLPQAIEGEQLEETEFEGIVNMDEEEIEGRAEPMNEEVVEEKQVEMETSDADMAETGEAASPVLSTPQNFLCSQCGCSFNSAHELAKHRSSEHGLAEALHSCVECGQEFMSTTQFLYHRREHRKDVPSPSARLNSTLTSLAKHPAASPVLLLRRPETSTETPLPDATLEATAKLSRDWSRTPLPHECPHCGQGFTRRSLLREHVFQHTGEKLFNCNLCNKSFPTPAGLLRHSLCHGPPRSFTCPVCTKTFSQPASLKRHMLTHEDGTERRGQGRSKGRGRPPGDIRLLSCPDCPASFKLDAQLQMHRLLHTSHPFPCTICGQAFKRRKELDLHSLMHQDKEPVVCAQCGSQFLNQAVLDVHMQRCTGVPTQRRRYKGHGRGRVGGQLECDMCGHRCVTQDGLDLHRLSHTGQTPLRCPLTPCRXRFASSSSLAQHVVAHCRAPLSKRNSPRRFTCNYCTKEFSYASTFAVHMRTHTDERPFECTHCGKRFRQLPHLQDHERIHSGERPFVCWVCGKSFSVAARLAEHARVHSGERPFTCPRCPTAFRSRPNLHKHLRLHGDDPDVPINDANADQDSAIQTILLVQEAHSPTSTLATTSTTVPIIQEGTLLPEQHGASVVFLHNNIAVPAGSMPTISVVAGQEVPHTIEFIIEETV; from the exons ATGGAGAGCTCGTCAGTGTACATGTGTTTCCCGTGCTACCGGGAGTTTCCTACACTTGAGGAAGTGCTGACACACCAGCTGACCTGCACTGCTGAGAACACACAACCGTTGCCTGTTGGTGCTGCCATCGAAGCTGCTGCCATAGAAGCTGCTGCCATTGAAGCTGGCCTGCCACAG TTGGAAGCTCAGACAGTGTATGTTCCTGAGGTTCAGACTGAGAGGAAACCTGTACCGTCCTCAGATGTGCCACGCGTCCTCTACCAATGCGCTGACTGTGAACTCTTATTTGATGCGCTCATGCTATGGCAGCAGCACCGAAAGCTCGGGTGTTGTATGGAGACTGGACCTGAGGATGTAGCTGCCACTTCAGTGCCACAACCCATCGGTCAGGAGGTTACACCTGAGAGCGAGGTGATCTATAATATCCAGCCAATTGAGTTGGAACAAAGTGAAACCAAAGACGAAGCAAGCTTGGAGACTTTTAGTCTGGCAAACACAGAATTACCAGAGGCAAAAACGGAAGGTGACCCACAGCTGAGTTTGCTGAGTAGCGACGATCCCCCTGAACCCACTGCAGAGCCCACGCCTCAGGAGGCCGAGAGCACAGAGCCTGTCCAGGAACCCAGCCCGCAAGTGAGACGGAGAAGCCAGAAGAAGGCTAAGCCGCCCTCCAGCCTGCTTTGCGTGGAGTGCGGGCGCTGCTTCAGCTTGGCGTCCGAGCTGGTAACTCATCGCAAGACTGCGCACAACCTGAGAGAGGCCATCCATCGGTGCAACGTGTGTGGCGAGGGCTTCCTCAACACCACGCTCTTCCTCTACCATCGCAAACAGCACCGCAGTCTAACGCAGGAAGATGAGCCGAAAGAGGTGGAGGTGCCCCAGCTCTCCACCGCCTTGCTGGAGGCTCCAGGAGAGGGGCTACTCTTGCTTGCCACTGCCGGTGAGGGTCAGAGTCTGATGGAGATCACCACTCTGGAGCAGACAGCGCCCGAGGCTGTGCCCATCTCTCAGGTAGAAGTTGAACTCGATCAGGAGATCCGAGGCGAGGTCATCCATTCGAGCGAAGATGAACCGCTGCCTCAGGCAATCGAAGGAGAACAACTAGAAGAGACAGAATTCGAGGGGATCGTCAACATGGACGAAGAGGAAATCGAAGGCCGAGCCGAGCCCATGAACGAGGAAGTAGTCGAAGAGAAACAAGTAGAGATGGAGACTAGTGATGCGGACATGGCAGAGACAGGCGAGGCCGCATCGCCTGTGCTTTCCACTCCCCAGAACTTCCTGTGTAGTCAGTGTGGGTGCTCCTTCAACTCCGCTCATGAGTTAGCAAAGCACCGCAGTAGCGAGCACGGCCTGGCGGAGGCGCTGCACAGTTGTGTAGAGTGTGGCCAGGAGTTCATGAGCACCACTCAGTTTCTGTACCATCGCAGAGAACATCGCAAGGACGTACCGTCTCCTTCTGCAAGACTGAACTCCACTCTCACGTCTCTGGCCAAACACCCTGCTGCTTCCCCTGTCCTTCTGCTCCGTCGGCCAG AAACCTCGACCGAAACGCCGCTGCCCGACGCTACGCTCGAGGCCACAGCCAAGCTGAGCCGCGACTGGTCACGCACGCCGCTCCCTCACGAGTGCCCGCACTGCGGGCAGGGCTTCACGCGGCGCAGCCTCCTGCGCGAGCATGTCTTCCAGCACACAGGCGAGAAGCTGTTCAACTGCAACCTGTGCAACAAGAGTTTCCCAACACCCGCCGGCCTGCTGCGCCACAGCCTGTGCCACGGTCCGCCACGCTCCTTCACCTGCCCCGTCTGCACCAAAACCTTCTCTCAGCCTGCCTCGCTCAAACGCCACATGCTCACCCACGAGGACGGCACCGAGAGGAGAGGCCAGGGGCGCAGCAAAGGCAGAGGACGTCCTCCTGGAGACATCCGTCTGCTCAGTTGCCCCGACTGTCCTGCCAGCTTCAAGCTGGACGCACAGCTGCAGATGCACAG GCTGCTGCACACTAGTCACCCTTTCCCCTGCACCATTTGCGGACAAGCTTTTAAGCGGCGGAAAGAGCTCGACCTGCACTCTCTCATGCACCAAG ATAAGGAGCCTGTGGTGTGTGCTCAGTGTGGTTCTCAGTTCTTGAACCAGGCCGTATTGGATGTGCACATGCAGCGCTGCACAGGAGTGCCGACTCAGCGGCGGCGTTATAAAGGTCATGGGCGTGGCCGAGTAGGTGGTCAGCTCGAGTGCGATATGTGCGGCCACCGCTGCGTGACGCAGGACGGTCTGGACCTGCACCGGCTTTCGCACACGGGCCAGACGCCGCTACGCTGCCCTCTTACACCCTGCA AGCGGTTCGCCTCCAGCTCGTCCCTGGCACAGCACGTGGTGGCGCACTGCCGCGCCCCCCTGTCCAAGAGGAACAGCCCGCGCCGATTCACGTGCAATTACTGCACCAAGGAGTTTTCCTACGCCTCCACCTTCGCCGTGCACATGCGCACGCACACGGACGAGAGGCCGTTCGAG TGCACTCATTGCGGGAAGCGTTTTCGGCAGCTCCCCCACCTGCAGGACCACGAGCGTATCCATAGCGGAGAGCGACCGTTCGTGTGCTGGGTCTGCGGGAAAAGCTTTAGCGTGGCGGCACGGTTAGCTGAGCACGCCCGGGTGCACAGTGGAGAGCGCCCGTTCACTTGCCCTCGTTGCCCCACCGCCTTCCGCTCACGCCccaatctccacaaacacctcCGTCTGCACGGCGACGACCCCGACGTCCCAATCAACGACGCCAACGCAGACCAGGATTCGGCCATACAGACCATCCTGCTGGTCCAGGAAGCACACTCACCCACATCTACACTGGCGACTACCTCCACCACAGTGCCCATCATCCAGGAGGGCACTCTGTTGCCTGAGCAGCATGGCGCCTCGGTAGTGTTCCTCCATAATAACATCGCAGTGCCTGCAGGCAGCATGCCCACCATATCAGTGGTGGCCGGTCAGGAAGTCCCACACACCATAGAGTTTATTATAGAGGAGACTGtgtag